The Bubalus bubalis isolate 160015118507 breed Murrah chromosome 16, NDDB_SH_1, whole genome shotgun sequence genome window below encodes:
- the LOC123329638 gene encoding olfactory receptor 52B2-like has product MYFLAVTDNGLVMVMVICDRSLHEPMYLFLAMLALNVVLLCTITVPKMLLIFWQGPSISTFPACLTQMFFIHALFLSESAVLLAMAFDRYVAICAPLHYTILLIGSLIRKMVLALVAQSVAVVTPGILLTLQLHFCQSNVIHHTYCENMGIAKLACNSIVPNSIYGLTAALLTTGLDFFLISLSYWLILRTVFQLPSREAWTKAFGNCGAHTCVILIFYTLAFFSFFTHCFGHHVPRHVLILLANLYLLVPPTMNPIVYGV; this is encoded by the coding sequence ATGTACTTTTTGGCTGTAACAGACAATGGCCTGGTTATGGTGATGGTGATCTGTGACCGAAGCCTCCATGAACCCATGTATCTTTTCCTGGCCATGCTAGCTCTCAATGTTGTTCTACTTTGTACTATCACGGTGCCCAAAATGCTTCTTATCTTTTGGCAGGGCCCTTCCATATCAACATTCCCTGCCTGTCTCACACAGATGTTTTTCATTCATGCTCTGTTTCTTTCTGAATCTGCTGTCCTACTGGCCATGGCTTTTGACCGCTATGTGGCTATCTGTGCACCACTCCATTATACTATCCTACTTATAGGCTCTCTCATTAGAAAAATGGTCCTGGCTCTGGTGGCTCAAAGTGTGGCTGTGGTCACCCCTGGCATCCTACTCACTCTCCAACTGCACTTCTGCCAGAGCAATGTCATTCACCATACTTACTGTGAGAACATGGGCATTGCCAAATTGGCTTGCAATAGCATTGTCCCTAATAGCATTTATGGGCTCACTGCTGCTCTCCTCACCACAGGACTGGACTTTTTCCTTATCTCCCTGTCCTACTGGTTAATCTTGAGAACAGTCTTCCAACTGCCTTCTAGGGAAGCCTGGACAAAGGCCTTTGGAAATTGTGGAGCCCATACATGTGTCATCCTGATATTCTACACTCtggccttcttttccttctttacccATTGCTTTGGACACCATGTACCCAGGCATGTCCTTATCCTCCTGGCAAATCTGTACTTACTGGTGCCGCCTACCATGAACCCCATTGTTTATGGGGTATAG